The proteins below are encoded in one region of Paramisgurnus dabryanus chromosome 2, PD_genome_1.1, whole genome shotgun sequence:
- the LOC135743789 gene encoding uncharacterized protein, translated as MMECVKEETDPESFTITPQHTQQQRGLCLISMNDEEHLKEHKVSHTDERTFDCPQCNKSFKRKQNLNAHIKTHTTERPYSCPQCEKTYRHKAHLREHLVTHIGELCFTCPQCDKGFSRKRSLYDHLKTHTGERPFTCPHCQKGFLKKRNLDIHIKTHTGERPYSCPHCEKTYICKGDLKKHLMIHTNKRPFACPQCDESFLQQRNLNAHIKTHTGERPYACPQLEETYMHKQHLEEHTVTHTNAPFECLQCDKGFSNKRSFNAHLKTHTGEKTYSCPLCEKTYKSKESLKQHKISHTGQTPFSCSQCGKSFTQKGTLTSHMRSHSGDGLYTCPHCGKSFTKKVHLESHIRIHTGERPYKCPQCDKGFTQRGHLLCHIRLHTGEKPSVCHLCGKRYAQARNLKFHLMFHHSVENP; from the coding sequence ATGATGGAGTGTGTTAAAGAGGAGACTGATCCTGAATCATTCACAATAACACCCCAACATACTCAACAACAAAGAGGTTTGTGTCTAATTTCAATGAATGATGAAGAGCATCTTAAGGAACATAAAGTAAGTCACACTGATGAGAGGACCTTTGACTGCCCTCAGTGTAATAAGAGTTTTAAACGGAAACAAAATCTTAATGCTCACATAAAGACTCACACTACTGAAAGGCCCTACAGCTGCCCTCAATGTGAAAAGACCTACAGACATAAAGCACACCTTAGGGAACATTTAGTTACTCACATTGGTGAGTTGTGCTTCACCTGCCCTCAGTGTGATAAGGGTTTTTCTCGAAAACGTAGTCTTTATGATCACTTAAAGACTCACACTGGAGAAAGACCCTTCACCTGCCCTCACTGTCAAAagggttttttaaaaaaaagaaatcttgATATTCACATAAAGACTCACACTGGAGAAAGGCCCTACAGCTGCCCTCATTGTGAAAAGACTTACATATGTAAAGGGGATCTTAAGAAACATTTAATGATTCACACAAATAAGAGGCCCTTTGCATGTCCTCAATGTGATGAGTCTTTTTTACAACAAAGAAATCTTAATGCTCACATAAAGACTCACACTGGAGAAAGGCCATATGCATGTCCTCAGTTAGAAGAGACTTACATGCATAAACAGCACCTTGAAGAACATACCGTGACTCATACAAACGCTCCCTTTGAATGCCTGCAGTGTGATAAGGGTTTTTCAAATAAAAGAAGTTTTAATGCTCACTTAAAaactcacactggagaaaagacATACAGCTGCCCTCTGTGTGAAAAGACTTACAAATCTAAAGAGTCCCtgaaacaacataaaataagtCACACTGGCCAAACACCTTTTTCTTGTTctcaatgtggaaagagttttacacAAAAGGGAACCCTTACTAGTCACATGAGGAGTCACAGTGGTGATGGGCTTTACACCTGTCCTcattgtggaaagagtttcacaaaaaaagtacatttagaGAGTCACATCCgcattcacactggagaaagaCCTTACAAGTGCCCTCAGTGTGACAAGGGCTTTACACAACGTGGACATCTTCTGTGTCACATACGACTTCATACAGGTGAGAAGCCATCTGTGTGCCATCTGTGTGGTAAGCGTTATGCACAGGCACGAAATCTTAAATTTCATCTGATGTTTCACCATTCGGTAGAAAACCCATAA